A region from the Enterobacter roggenkampii genome encodes:
- the trmH gene encoding tRNA (guanosine(18)-2'-O)-methyltransferase TrmH has translation MNSQRYARICEMLARRQPDLTVCMEQVHKPHNVSAIVRTADAVGVHEVHAVWPGHRMRTMVSAAAGSNSWVSVKSHQTIGDAVSHLKGRGMQILATNLSAKAVDFREIDYTRPTCILMGQEKTGISQEALDLADRDIIIPMIGMVQSLNVSVASALILYEAQRQRQNAGMYERSNSMLPEDEQQRLLFEGGYPVLARVAKQKKLPYPHVNAQGEIEADAEWWATMQYAG, from the coding sequence ATGAATTCACAACGTTACGCGCGGATATGCGAAATGCTCGCCAGGCGTCAGCCTGACCTGACGGTCTGCATGGAGCAGGTCCATAAACCGCATAACGTCTCTGCTATCGTCCGTACCGCCGATGCCGTCGGTGTGCATGAAGTGCACGCCGTCTGGCCGGGTCACCGGATGCGCACCATGGTCTCGGCGGCGGCAGGCAGTAACAGCTGGGTTTCCGTCAAATCTCACCAGACAATTGGCGATGCCGTTTCGCACCTGAAAGGGCGCGGGATGCAGATCCTTGCCACTAACCTGTCCGCTAAAGCCGTGGATTTTCGCGAGATCGACTACACTCGCCCGACCTGCATTTTGATGGGTCAGGAGAAAACCGGGATCTCACAGGAAGCGCTGGATCTGGCGGATCGGGACATCATCATTCCGATGATCGGCATGGTCCAGTCTCTCAACGTCTCCGTGGCGTCCGCGCTCATTCTGTATGAAGCGCAGCGCCAGCGTCAGAACGCCGGCATGTACGAGCGTAGCAACAGCATGCTGCCGGAAGATGAACAGCAGCGCCTGCTGTTTGAAGGTGGTTATCCGGTGCTGGCTCGCGTTGCGAAGCAGAAAAAATTGCCTTACCCCCACGTCAACGCGCAGGGCGAAATTGAAGCCGATGCCGAGTGGTGGGCCACCATGCAGTACGCCGGGTAA
- the yicI gene encoding alpha-xylosidase has translation MKISDGNWLIQPGLNVTCPVQVFDVEQQGNDLVVYVAPRDVRERTWQLDTLMFTVRLFSPQEGIVGVRIEHFQGALNNGPHYPLNVLKDVKVEIENNAEFAELKSGSVSVRVTKGEFWALDFLRNGQRITGSQLKNNGYVQDSNTHRNYVFERLDLGVGETVYGLGERFTALVRNGQTVETWNRDGGTSTEQSYKNIPFYLTNRGYGVLVNHPENVSFEVGSEKVSKVQFSVEGEYLEYFVIDGPTPKEVLNRYTRFTGRPALPPAWSFGLWLTTSFTTNYDEATVNSFIDGMAERDLPLHVFHFDCFWMKAFQWCDFEWDPVTFPDPEGMIRRLKEKGLKVCVWINPYIGQKSPIFRELRERGYLLKRPDGSLWQWDKWQPGLAIYDFTNPDACRWYADNLKGLVEIGVDCFKTDFGERIPTDVQWFDGSDPQKMHNHYAYIYNELVWNVLKETVGEEEAVLFARSASVGAQQFPVHWGGDCYANYESMAESLRGGLSIGLSGFGFWSHDIGGFENTAPAHVYKRWCAFGLFSSHSRLHGSKSYRVPWAYDDESCDVVRHFTQLKCQLMPYLYRQATLAREFGTPMLRAMMLEFPDDPACDYLDRQYMLGDSLMVAPVFSEAGDVQFYLPEGRWTHLWHNDEIQGSRWHKQQHDFMSLPVYVRDNTLLALGNNNQKPNYAWHEGTAFQLFNLDDGATAVSEVPAADGAVAFTLKASRRGDIVTFTGAGDAQNWSVCLRNVHKVRGVKGGSHAGSEWGVVVKAEGDEVAVQL, from the coding sequence ATGAAAATCAGTGATGGAAACTGGCTTATTCAACCGGGCCTGAACGTGACCTGTCCGGTTCAGGTGTTCGACGTGGAGCAGCAGGGCAATGACCTGGTGGTGTACGTGGCGCCGCGCGACGTGCGCGAGCGCACCTGGCAGCTCGACACGTTGATGTTCACGGTGCGTCTGTTTTCCCCGCAGGAAGGGATTGTGGGGGTGCGCATCGAGCACTTCCAGGGCGCGCTGAACAACGGCCCGCACTATCCGCTGAACGTTCTGAAAGACGTGAAGGTCGAGATTGAAAACAACGCCGAATTTGCTGAGCTGAAAAGCGGCAGCGTCAGCGTGCGCGTCACCAAAGGCGAGTTTTGGGCGCTGGATTTCCTGCGCAACGGCCAGCGCATTACCGGCAGCCAGCTGAAAAACAACGGCTACGTGCAGGACAGCAATACCCACCGCAATTACGTGTTCGAACGTCTGGATCTGGGCGTGGGGGAAACGGTCTACGGCCTGGGCGAGCGTTTTACCGCGCTGGTGCGCAACGGCCAGACGGTCGAAACCTGGAACCGCGACGGCGGCACCAGCACCGAGCAGTCCTACAAAAACATCCCGTTCTACCTGACCAACCGCGGCTACGGCGTGCTGGTGAATCACCCGGAAAACGTCTCGTTTGAAGTGGGCTCCGAGAAAGTCTCTAAGGTGCAGTTCAGCGTGGAAGGGGAGTATCTGGAGTACTTCGTGATCGACGGCCCGACGCCGAAAGAAGTGCTGAACCGCTATACCCGCTTCACCGGGCGTCCGGCGCTGCCGCCTGCGTGGTCATTTGGCCTGTGGCTCACCACCTCGTTCACCACCAACTACGACGAAGCGACGGTCAACAGCTTTATCGACGGCATGGCCGAACGGGACCTGCCGCTGCACGTGTTCCACTTTGACTGCTTCTGGATGAAGGCCTTCCAGTGGTGCGACTTCGAGTGGGATCCGGTGACCTTCCCGGACCCTGAAGGGATGATCCGCCGCCTGAAGGAGAAAGGGCTGAAGGTCTGCGTGTGGATTAACCCATACATCGGCCAGAAATCCCCGATCTTCCGGGAGCTGAGAGAGAGGGGCTATTTGCTCAAGCGTCCGGACGGCTCCCTGTGGCAGTGGGACAAATGGCAGCCGGGGCTGGCGATTTACGACTTCACCAACCCGGACGCGTGCCGGTGGTATGCCGACAATCTGAAAGGCCTGGTGGAGATCGGCGTCGACTGCTTCAAGACCGACTTTGGCGAGCGTATTCCGACGGACGTGCAGTGGTTCGACGGGTCCGATCCACAGAAGATGCACAACCATTACGCCTACATCTACAACGAGCTGGTGTGGAACGTGCTGAAAGAGACGGTGGGAGAAGAAGAGGCGGTGCTGTTTGCCCGCTCCGCGTCCGTGGGTGCGCAACAGTTCCCGGTTCACTGGGGCGGCGACTGCTACGCCAACTATGAGTCGATGGCCGAAAGCCTGCGCGGTGGGCTGTCGATTGGCCTGTCCGGCTTCGGTTTCTGGAGCCACGATATCGGCGGGTTCGAAAACACCGCCCCGGCGCACGTCTACAAGCGCTGGTGCGCGTTCGGGCTGTTCTCCAGCCACAGCCGCCTGCACGGCAGCAAATCCTACCGCGTGCCGTGGGCGTACGATGACGAGTCCTGCGACGTGGTGCGCCACTTCACGCAGCTGAAGTGCCAGCTGATGCCGTATCTGTACCGTCAGGCGACGCTGGCGCGCGAGTTCGGCACGCCGATGCTGCGCGCGATGATGCTGGAGTTCCCGGACGATCCGGCGTGCGATTACCTCGACCGTCAGTACATGCTGGGGGATTCGTTAATGGTGGCGCCGGTGTTCTCCGAGGCGGGCGACGTGCAGTTCTACCTGCCGGAAGGGCGCTGGACGCACCTGTGGCACAACGACGAAATTCAGGGCAGCCGCTGGCATAAGCAGCAGCACGATTTCATGAGCCTGCCGGTCTACGTGCGCGACAACACGCTGCTGGCGCTGGGCAACAATAACCAGAAGCCGAACTACGCGTGGCACGAGGGGACGGCCTTCCAGCTGTTTAACCTGGACGATGGCGCAACGGCGGTAAGCGAAGTGCCTGCGGCGGACGGCGCGGTGGCGTTTACGCTGAAGGCGTCACGTCGGGGCGACATCGTGACCTTTACCGGCGCGGGAGACGCGCAAAACTGGTCGGTGTGTTTGCGCAACGTGCATAAAGTGCGCGGCGTGAAGGGCGGCTCGCACGCGGGCAGCGAGTGGGGCGTGGTGGTGAAAGCCGAGGGGGATGAGGTGGCGGTTCAGCTCTGA
- the gltS gene encoding sodium/glutamate symporter, translated as MIHLDTLSTLVAATLVLLLGRKLVHSVSLLKKYTIPEPVAGGLLVALALLVLKKSMGWEIDFDMSLKDPLMLAFFATIGLNANLASLRAGGKVLGVFLIVVVGLLLMQNAIGIGMATLLGLDPLMGLLAGSITLSGGHGTGAAWSKLFVERYGFENATEVAMACATFGLVLGGLIGGPVARYLVKHSTTPNGRPDDELVPTAFEKPDVGRSITSLVLIETIAMIAICLTVGKVVAQWLAGSAFELPTFVCVLFIGVILSNGLALMGFYRVFERAVSVLGNVCLSLFLAMALMSLKLWELASLALPMVAILAVQALFMALYAMFVTWRMMGKNYDAAVLAAGHCGFGLGATPTAIANMQAITERFGPSHMAFLVVPMVGAFFIDIVNALVIKLYLMLPMFA; from the coding sequence ATGATTCATCTCGATACGTTGTCGACCCTTGTTGCCGCAACGCTGGTGTTACTGCTTGGCCGTAAGCTGGTACATAGCGTTTCCCTTCTGAAAAAATACACCATTCCTGAACCTGTCGCTGGCGGCCTGCTGGTGGCGCTGGCCCTGCTGGTGCTCAAAAAAAGCATGGGCTGGGAAATCGATTTTGACATGTCCCTGAAAGACCCGCTGATGCTGGCCTTTTTTGCCACCATCGGCCTGAACGCCAACCTGGCAAGCCTGCGGGCGGGCGGTAAGGTGCTCGGCGTATTTTTGATTGTGGTGGTGGGGCTGCTGCTGATGCAAAACGCGATTGGCATCGGCATGGCAACCTTGCTGGGGCTGGACCCGCTGATGGGGCTGCTGGCGGGGTCGATTACGCTGTCAGGCGGTCATGGTACCGGGGCGGCGTGGAGTAAATTGTTCGTCGAGCGCTACGGTTTTGAAAATGCAACGGAAGTGGCGATGGCCTGTGCCACCTTTGGCCTGGTGCTGGGTGGCCTGATTGGCGGCCCGGTGGCGCGTTATCTGGTGAAGCATTCCACCACGCCGAACGGCAGGCCGGACGACGAGCTGGTACCGACCGCCTTTGAAAAGCCTGACGTTGGGCGCAGTATTACCTCGCTGGTGCTGATTGAAACCATCGCGATGATCGCCATCTGCCTCACCGTGGGCAAAGTGGTTGCGCAATGGCTGGCGGGCTCCGCGTTTGAGCTGCCGACGTTTGTCTGCGTGCTGTTTATCGGGGTGATTCTGAGCAACGGCCTGGCGCTGATGGGCTTCTACCGCGTGTTTGAACGTGCGGTGTCGGTGCTTGGCAACGTCTGCCTCTCGCTGTTTCTGGCGATGGCGCTGATGAGCCTCAAGCTGTGGGAGCTGGCCTCCCTGGCGCTGCCGATGGTGGCGATTCTGGCGGTGCAGGCCCTGTTTATGGCGCTGTACGCCATGTTTGTCACCTGGCGGATGATGGGCAAAAACTACGATGCGGCGGTGCTGGCGGCGGGTCACTGCGGGTTTGGTCTGGGGGCAACCCCAACGGCTATCGCCAACATGCAGGCGATCACCGAACGCTTCGGGCCATCGCACATGGCGTTTCTGGTGGTTCCGATGGTCGGGGCGTTCTTTATTGATATCGTCAACGCGCTGGTGATTAAGCTGTACCTGATGCTGCCGATGTTCGCCTGA
- a CDS encoding AsmA family protein, translated as MKFIGKLLVYLLVALLIVILALYILLQTRWGATQVSSWVTVNTDYELSFDKMNHRFSSPSHIILENVTFGRDGKPATLVAKKVDIGLSSRQITDPLHMDTITLFDGTLNLSPQTAPLPFQADRLQLNNMAFNSPNTEWDLSAQKVTGGVSPWQPEAGNVLGNHAQIQMSAGSLTLNGVPATNVLIEGQLNGKEVVLNTIGADMARGSLTGSALRNADGSWIIDTMRLNEIRLQSDKTLTAFFAPLATIPSLQIGRLDVTDARLQGPDWAVTDLDLSLRNLTLSKGDWQSQEGRLSMNASEFIYGSLHLFDPILNAEFSPQGMALRQFTSRWEGGMVRTSGNWLRDGKALVLDDVAIAGLEYTLPQNWKALWMAPLPEWLNSVTLQKFGLSRNLVIDIDPAFPWQITSLDGYGANLQLVKDRQWGVWGGSATLNGAAATFNRVDVRRPSLALNANAATVNITDLSAFTEKGILEATATVSQLPQRQTTVSLNGRGVPLSVLQQWGWPALPIAGDGNIQLTASGSVQASAPLKPTVNGKLSAVNMDKQQVEQMMTGGVVSAMAPAQ; from the coding sequence ATGAAATTTATTGGAAAGCTGCTCGTCTATCTTCTGGTAGCCCTGCTCATTGTGATACTGGCGCTCTATATTCTGCTCCAGACCCGCTGGGGCGCGACTCAGGTCAGCAGCTGGGTAACGGTGAATACCGACTACGAGCTCAGTTTCGACAAGATGAATCACCGCTTTTCGTCACCATCCCACATCATTCTGGAAAACGTCACCTTCGGCCGGGACGGTAAACCCGCCACGCTGGTGGCCAAAAAAGTGGATATCGGCCTCAGCAGCCGCCAGATAACCGATCCGCTGCACATGGATACCATCACCCTGTTCGACGGCACGCTGAATCTCTCCCCGCAGACCGCGCCGCTGCCCTTCCAGGCGGATCGCCTGCAGCTGAACAATATGGCCTTTAACAGCCCGAATACCGAATGGGATCTGAGCGCGCAGAAGGTGACGGGCGGCGTCAGCCCATGGCAGCCAGAAGCGGGCAACGTGCTGGGTAATCACGCGCAGATCCAGATGAGCGCAGGCTCGCTAACCCTCAACGGCGTACCGGCCACCAACGTGCTGATCGAGGGCCAGCTTAACGGCAAGGAAGTGGTGCTGAATACGATCGGCGCCGATATGGCCCGGGGCTCGCTCACCGGCTCGGCCCTGCGCAACGCCGACGGGAGCTGGATTATCGACACGATGCGCCTGAACGAGATCCGCCTGCAGAGCGATAAAACGCTGACGGCGTTCTTCGCACCGCTCGCCACTATCCCCTCTCTGCAGATTGGTCGTCTGGACGTGACCGACGCCCGGCTTCAGGGTCCGGACTGGGCGGTGACCGACCTCGATTTAAGCCTGCGCAACCTGACGCTGAGCAAAGGTGACTGGCAGAGCCAGGAAGGCCGCCTGTCGATGAACGCCAGCGAGTTTATCTACGGCTCGCTGCATCTTTTTGATCCGATCCTGAATGCGGAGTTTTCCCCGCAGGGCATGGCGCTGCGCCAGTTCACCTCCCGCTGGGAAGGCGGCATGGTGCGCACGTCCGGTAACTGGCTGCGCGACGGTAAAGCGCTGGTGCTGGACGATGTCGCCATTGCCGGGCTGGAGTATACCCTGCCGCAGAACTGGAAAGCGCTGTGGATGGCGCCTCTGCCGGAATGGCTGAACAGCGTCACGCTGCAAAAATTTGGCCTGAGCCGCAACCTGGTGATCGACATCGATCCCGCCTTCCCGTGGCAGATCACCTCTCTGGACGGCTATGGCGCAAACCTGCAGCTGGTGAAAGATCGCCAGTGGGGCGTCTGGGGCGGCAGCGCAACCCTGAACGGCGCGGCGGCGACCTTTAACCGAGTGGACGTGCGCCGTCCGTCGCTGGCGCTGAATGCCAACGCCGCCACGGTGAATATTACCGACCTGAGCGCGTTTACCGAGAAAGGTATTCTGGAAGCCACGGCGACCGTTTCCCAGCTGCCGCAGCGGCAGACCACGGTGAGCCTCAACGGGCGCGGCGTTCCGCTCAGCGTGCTGCAGCAGTGGGGCTGGCCTGCGCTGCCGATTGCAGGTGACGGCAATATTCAGCTCACCGCCAGCGGCAGCGTGCAGGCCAGTGCGCCGCTGAAGCCAACGGTGAATGGGAAGCTGAGCGCGGTGAATATGGATAAGCAGCAGGTAGAGCAGATGATGACGGGCGGCGTGGTGTCGGCGATGGCGCCGGCACAGTAA
- the recG gene encoding ATP-dependent DNA helicase RecG: MKGRLLDAIPLNSLTGVGAAQSSKLAKIGLHTVQDLLLHLPLRYEDRTQLYKIGDLLPAIYATVEGEVLNCNITFGGRRMMTCQISDGTGILTMRFFNFSAAMKNSLATGRRVLAYGEAKRGKYGAEMIHPEYRVQGDLSTPELQETLTPVYPTTEGIKQATLRKLTDQALELLDTCAIPELLPPELAQGMMSLPEALRTLHRPPPTLQLSDLESGKHPAQRRLILEELLAHNLSMLALRAGAQRFHAQPLSQNDALKDKLLASLPFKPTGAQARVTAEIERDMALDVPMMRLVQGDVGSGKTLVAALAALRAIAHGKQVALMAPTELLAEQHANNFRAWLAPLGIEVGWLAGKQKGKARLAQQEAIASGQVQMIVGTHAIFQEQVQFNGLALVIIDEQHRFGVHQRLALWEKGLLQGFHPHQLIMTATPIPRTLAMTAYADLDTSTIDELPPGRTPVTTVAIPDTRRSDIIDRVRNACTHEGRQAYWVCTLIEESELLEAQAAEATWEELKLALPELNVGLVHGRMKPAEKQAVMQSFKQGELHLLVATTVIEVGVDVPNSSLMIIENPERLGLAQLHQLRGRVGRGAVASHCVLLYKAPLSKTAQMRLQVLRDSNDGFVIAQKDLEIRGPGELLGTRQTGNAEFKVADLLRDQAMIPEVQRLARHIHERYPEQAAALIERWMPETERYSNA, from the coding sequence ATGAAGGGCCGCCTGCTGGATGCTATCCCGCTCAACAGCCTGACGGGCGTGGGCGCGGCTCAAAGCAGTAAGTTGGCCAAAATTGGCCTGCACACCGTGCAGGATCTCCTGCTTCACCTCCCCCTCCGTTATGAAGACCGCACCCAGCTTTATAAGATTGGCGATCTCCTTCCCGCCATTTACGCCACCGTTGAAGGCGAAGTCCTGAACTGCAACATCACCTTCGGCGGACGCCGGATGATGACCTGCCAGATCAGCGACGGCACCGGCATTCTCACCATGCGTTTCTTCAACTTCAGCGCGGCGATGAAAAACAGCCTGGCGACAGGCCGCAGAGTACTGGCCTATGGTGAAGCCAAACGCGGGAAATACGGCGCAGAGATGATCCACCCCGAGTACCGCGTGCAGGGCGATCTCAGCACGCCGGAACTGCAGGAGACGCTTACCCCGGTTTACCCGACGACCGAAGGCATCAAGCAGGCGACGCTGCGTAAGCTCACCGATCAGGCGCTGGAGCTGCTGGATACCTGCGCCATTCCCGAGCTGCTGCCACCCGAGCTGGCGCAGGGCATGATGAGCCTTCCCGAAGCGTTGCGAACCCTGCACCGTCCGCCGCCCACGCTGCAGCTCAGCGACTTAGAAAGCGGCAAACACCCCGCCCAACGGCGTCTTATCCTTGAGGAATTGCTGGCCCATAACCTGAGCATGCTGGCGCTTCGCGCTGGCGCGCAGCGTTTCCACGCTCAGCCGTTAAGCCAGAACGATGCGCTCAAAGATAAGCTGCTGGCCTCTCTGCCGTTTAAACCCACCGGTGCGCAGGCGCGCGTCACCGCCGAGATTGAACGCGATATGGCGCTCGACGTGCCGATGATGCGCCTGGTACAGGGCGATGTAGGCTCCGGTAAAACGCTGGTTGCCGCCCTTGCAGCCCTGCGCGCCATTGCCCACGGTAAACAGGTTGCGTTAATGGCGCCGACCGAGCTGCTGGCGGAACAACACGCCAACAATTTCCGCGCCTGGCTCGCGCCGCTGGGGATTGAAGTAGGCTGGCTGGCAGGAAAACAAAAGGGCAAAGCGCGCCTTGCGCAGCAGGAAGCCATCGCCAGCGGGCAGGTGCAGATGATTGTCGGCACGCACGCTATCTTCCAGGAGCAGGTGCAGTTCAACGGCCTTGCGCTGGTGATTATCGATGAACAGCACCGCTTCGGCGTGCATCAGCGTCTGGCGCTGTGGGAAAAGGGACTGCTGCAGGGCTTCCACCCGCATCAGCTGATCATGACCGCCACGCCGATCCCGCGCACGCTCGCGATGACGGCTTACGCCGATCTGGATACCTCCACCATCGACGAACTCCCCCCGGGCCGTACGCCGGTCACGACGGTTGCCATTCCTGACACGCGTCGCAGCGATATCATCGACCGCGTGCGCAACGCCTGCACCCACGAAGGGCGTCAGGCCTACTGGGTCTGTACCCTGATTGAAGAGTCGGAACTGCTGGAAGCGCAGGCTGCCGAAGCCACGTGGGAAGAGTTAAAGCTCGCCCTGCCGGAGCTAAACGTGGGTCTGGTTCACGGACGCATGAAGCCCGCTGAAAAGCAGGCGGTGATGCAGTCGTTCAAACAGGGCGAGCTGCATTTGCTGGTCGCGACCACGGTCATCGAAGTGGGCGTGGATGTGCCGAACTCCAGCCTGATGATTATCGAAAACCCGGAGCGCCTTGGACTTGCCCAGCTCCACCAGCTTCGCGGGCGCGTCGGCCGTGGCGCGGTAGCGTCCCACTGCGTCCTGCTCTACAAAGCGCCGCTCTCGAAAACCGCCCAGATGCGGTTGCAGGTGCTGCGCGACAGCAACGACGGTTTTGTGATTGCGCAAAAAGACCTGGAGATCCGCGGCCCCGGTGAACTGCTGGGCACGCGTCAGACGGGGAATGCGGAATTCAAAGTCGCGGATTTACTGCGCGATCAGGCCATGATCCCCGAGGTTCAGCGCCTCGCCCGCCACATTCATGAACGCTACCCCGAACAGGCGGCAGCGTTAATTGAGCGCTGGATGCCGGAAACCGAACGCTATTCCAACGCCTGA
- the xanP gene encoding xanthine/proton symporter XanP: protein MSVNTIESPDAQPIAQKQNSELIYRLEDRPPLPQTLFAACQHLLAMFVAVITPALLICQALGLPAQDTQHIISMSLFASGVASIIQIKAWGPVGSGLLSIQGTSFNFVAPLIMGGTALKTGGADVPTMMAALFGTLMLASCTEMVISRVLHLARRVITPLVSGVVVMIIGLSLIQVGLTSIGGGYAAMSDHTFGAPKNLLLAGVVLAIIILLNRQRNPYLRVASLVIAMAAGYLLAWALGMLPENTAPANSALIAVPTPLYYGLGIDWGLLLPLMLVFMITSLETIGDITATSDVSEQPVSGPLYMKRLKGGVLANGLNSFVSAVFNTFPNSCFGQNNGVIQLTGVASRYVGFVVALMLIVLGLFPAVSGFVQHIPEPVLGGATLVMFGTIAASGVRIVSREPLNRRAIMIIALSLAVGLGVSQQPLILQFAPDWVKNLLSSGIAAGGITAIVLNLVFPPEKN, encoded by the coding sequence ATGTCCGTTAACACCATAGAGTCGCCTGATGCGCAACCGATTGCGCAGAAGCAAAATAGCGAACTGATTTACCGCCTTGAAGACCGCCCGCCGCTGCCGCAGACGCTTTTCGCCGCCTGCCAGCATCTTCTGGCGATGTTTGTTGCGGTGATCACCCCGGCGCTGCTGATCTGTCAGGCGCTCGGTTTACCGGCGCAGGACACGCAGCACATTATCAGCATGTCTCTCTTCGCCTCCGGCGTGGCCTCGATTATCCAGATTAAAGCGTGGGGTCCGGTGGGGTCGGGTTTACTGTCTATTCAGGGCACCAGCTTTAACTTTGTGGCGCCGCTGATCATGGGCGGTACGGCCCTGAAAACCGGCGGCGCGGATGTCCCGACCATGATGGCGGCGCTGTTCGGCACGCTGATGCTGGCCAGCTGCACGGAGATGGTGATCTCCCGCGTTCTGCATCTGGCTCGCCGCGTTATCACCCCGCTGGTTTCCGGCGTCGTCGTGATGATTATCGGCCTGTCGCTGATTCAGGTGGGCCTCACCTCCATCGGCGGCGGCTATGCCGCGATGAGCGACCACACCTTCGGCGCGCCAAAAAACCTGCTGCTGGCGGGCGTCGTGCTGGCCATCATTATTCTGCTTAACCGCCAGCGTAACCCCTACCTGCGCGTCGCCTCGCTGGTGATCGCCATGGCGGCAGGCTACCTGCTGGCGTGGGCGCTGGGCATGCTGCCGGAGAACACCGCGCCAGCCAACAGCGCGCTGATCGCTGTCCCTACGCCGCTGTATTACGGTCTGGGCATTGACTGGGGCCTGCTCCTGCCGCTGATGCTGGTCTTTATGATCACCTCTCTGGAGACCATCGGCGACATCACCGCCACCTCCGACGTCTCCGAGCAGCCCGTTTCCGGCCCGCTGTACATGAAGCGCCTGAAAGGCGGCGTGCTGGCGAACGGTCTGAATTCGTTTGTCTCTGCGGTCTTCAATACCTTCCCGAACTCCTGCTTCGGTCAGAACAACGGCGTGATCCAGCTGACCGGCGTGGCCAGCCGCTATGTCGGCTTCGTGGTGGCGCTGATGCTGATCGTCCTCGGCCTGTTCCCGGCGGTGAGCGGCTTTGTGCAGCACATCCCTGAGCCGGTGCTGGGCGGTGCAACGCTGGTGATGTTCGGGACGATCGCGGCCTCCGGCGTGCGTATCGTCTCCCGCGAGCCGCTGAACCGCCGCGCAATCATGATTATTGCGCTGTCGCTGGCCGTCGGTCTGGGCGTTTCTCAGCAGCCGCTGATCCTGCAGTTTGCCCCGGACTGGGTGAAAAACCTGCTCTCTTCCGGCATTGCCGCGGGCGGTATCACCGCTATCGTGCTGAACCTCGTTTTCCCGCCTGAAAAGAACTGA